The following proteins come from a genomic window of Anopheles ziemanni chromosome 3, idAnoZiCoDA_A2_x.2, whole genome shotgun sequence:
- the LOC131284225 gene encoding uncharacterized protein LOC131284225, with protein MSPLLCCTSMMVLLVAFLQVNTVTANSKYIYGDSEELDERYQEILQHLKEAAHSGSPVHSSVSEKSKTVPVPVFQKVGVPVPHPVPIAVPHYVKVYIPQPYPLQVNVEQPIKIPIYKVIPKVIEKPVPYTVEKPYPIEVEKPFPVEVLKKFEVPVPKPFPVPVTVYKHIMQNEKTHRNWHY; from the exons ATGAGCCCTTTA TTATGTTGTACATCGATGATGGTGCTGCTCGTGGCGTTCCTGCAGGTAAATACGGTCACCGCGAACAGCAAGTACATCTACGGCGACTCGGAAGAGCTCGACGAACGGTACCAGGAAATTCTTCAACACCTCAAGGAGGCGGCCCACTCGGGTTCGCCGGTGCACTCGAGCGTGTCGGAAAAGTCCAAAACCGTGCCCGTGCCAGTGTTCCAGAAGGTCGGCGTCCCCGTGCCACATCCGGTGCCGATAGCCGTACCGCACTACGTGAAGGTGTACATTCCCCAACCCTACCCGCTGCAGGTGAACGTGGAGCAACCCATCAAGATCCCGATCTACAAGGTGATCCCGAAGGTGATCGAGAAGCCCGTCCCGTACACCGTGGAGAAGCCGTACCCGATCGAGGTGGAGAAACCGTTTCCGGTGGAGGTGCTGAAGAAGTTTGAAGTGCCCGTCCCGAAGCCCTTCCCGGTACCGGTCACCGTGTACAAGCATATTATGCAAAACGAGAAAACTCACCGCAACTGGCATTACTGA